A region of Ochotona princeps isolate mOchPri1 chromosome 2, mOchPri1.hap1, whole genome shotgun sequence DNA encodes the following proteins:
- the CITED4 gene encoding cbp/p300-interacting transactivator 4, whose translation MADHLMLAEGYRLMPRPPPAASAHALRTLQPYAGPCLDSGLRPRGTPLGPPPPQPGALAYGAFGPPHSLQPFPAVPPPAAGSPHLQPGTALYPAPSGAAGGAPGLQPAPGAGAPPPPAHGLGGMDAELIDEEALTSLELELGLHRVRELPELFLGQSEFDCFSDLGVAPPAGPVSC comes from the coding sequence ATGGCCGACCACCTGATGCTCGCCGAGGGCTACCGCCTGATGCCGAGGCCACCACCCGCCGCGTCCGCCCATGCGCTCCGGACTCTGCAGCCGTACGCCGGCCCTTGCCTGGACAGCGGGCTGCGGCCGCGGGGGACTCCGCTGGGACCACCGCCACCCCAACCCGGAGCCCTGGCATATGGGGCCTTCGGGCCGCCGCACTCCCTCCAGCCCTTCCCGGCCGTGCCGCCTCCGGCCGCTGGCAGCCCACACCTGCAGCCGGGCACGGCGCTGTACCCCGCGCCCTCGGGTGCCGCGGGAGGCGCCCCGGGGCTGCAGCCGGCGCCCGGAGCAGGGGCCCCGCCGCCGCCCGCTCACGGCCTGGGAGGCATGGACGCCGAGCTCATCGACGAGGAGGCGCTGACGTCGCTGGAGCTGGAGCTCGGGCTGCACCGCGTGCGGGAGCTGCCCGAGCTCTTCCTGGGCCAGAGCGAGTTCGACTGCTTCTCTGACTTGGGGGTGGCACCGCCCGCCGGCCCGGTGAGCTGCTGA